From a single Fusarium fujikuroi IMI 58289 draft genome, chromosome FFUJ_chr03 genomic region:
- a CDS encoding related to C6 finger domain protein has product MASMSPLNTAIVPSGASSNGGSLSPQQTSTPKNVAFELLFLESPHCRARLPMRVQIYPHDTTDSIVTTVKNFYGLYSGPTGSKGVSFEDDLGNTLIARYENFRNNMVVYVRVIEEPPANATAYSPHPYHNSSAATHPYYSDNGYTATQAQRFPQELSRPSSRTSRRRSPSPNTARGRRSASASTNGKKGRSRSSKTRASASRSHTELYSDSINGYSSNDEHDSTSGKNKDQLPTTDISVENIVEGGRRKRAKFESSELPLFAPPQMPAATSNPSVSPARRAEPHRPAMPFVQPHQNPFINPRPMQSPQGYSHGITHPNLYSTPGPDRRNRNSGGYTSSAMGILPTPDPTIGSCVSEEDKDVAIQLMRLGDMSNISHGRTSASTLDDTFSGRADAASSTGATSDGESESETELPPARRQKLDISSTVGNVYQTTESHFMPPPESAEVSGDDADYEDGADESLLSTGKSKPGKTQKASAKPKASASVSKAPSAKASKIARPSNGVKGKKLPPVPSGPMSPASMPPSRKQSIASTGQTPLAPGEDDQPDLSTKPRCQRCRKSKKGCDRQRPCGRCRDAGLSADQCISEDEGNGRKGRYGRHMGVPIKKDEVTAVAQPALLPAAPIAAAAMTIDKSKKRKR; this is encoded by the exons ATGGCCTCAATGTCGCCTCTCAACACTGCTATCGTTCCTTCTGGAGCATCCTCAAATGGCGGCAGTTTGTCACCTCAACAGACATCAACGCCCAAGAATGTCGCATTTGAGCTATTGTTTCTCGAATCCCCCCATTGCCGTGCGCGCTTGCCAATGCGAGTGCAAATATACCCCCACGACACAACGGACTCTATTGTCACTACCGTGAAGAACTTTTATGGTTTGTACTCGGGTCCGACCGGGTCAAAGGGAGTCAGTTTCGAAGATGATCTTGGGAACACTCTTATTGCCCGGTATGAGAACTTTCGAAATAATATGGTAGTATACGTCAGGGTTATAGAGGAACCTCCGGCGAATGCAACTGCGTATTCTCCCCACCCTTACCATAACTCATCCGCTGCCACCCACCCTTACTACAGCGACAATGGCTATACTGCCACTCAGGCTCAGCGCTTTCCCCAAGAGTTGTCCAGGCCCAGCTCTCGGACATCACGGAGACGAAGCCCGTCCCCCAACACTGCTCGTGGCCGAAGAAGTGCTTCTGCCAGCACAAATGGGAAGAAGGGTCGTTCTCGCTCCTCCAAGACCCGAGCTTCTGCCTCTCGGAGTCATACCGAACTCTACAGCGATAGTATAAACGGCTATAGCAGCAATGATGAGCATGACTCGACATCTGGAAAGAACAAGGACCAACTACCTACTACTGATATCAGTGTCGAGAACATTGTTGAAGGTGGCCGTCGTAAGAGGGCCAAGTTCGAAAGCTCG GAACTTCCATTGTTCGCACCGCCCCAGATGCCTGCGGCGACATCGAATCCTTCAGTATCTCCTGCTCGCCGAGCTGAGCCTCATCGGCCCGCAATGCCATTCGTGCAGCCTCATCAAAATCCCTTCATAAACCCTCGCCCTATGCAGTCGCCCCAAGGTTATTCACATGGCATCACGCATCCCAATCTCTACTCAACCCCGGGACCCGATCGCCGCAACCGAAACAGTGGCGGATATACCAGTAGCGCCATGGGAATCCTTCCTACTCCCGACCCAACTATTGGCAGTTGTGTATCTGAAGAGGACAAGGACGTTGCTATCCAGCTGATGCGACTTGGCGACATGTCCAACATCTCCCACGGCCGAACCTCTGCTTCTACCCTCGATGATACATTTAGCGGCAGAGCCGATGCTGCTTCCTCTACTGGCGCTACTAGTGATGGCGAAAGCGAGAGTGAGACCGAATTGCCTCCTGCCCGACGCCAGAAGCTAGATATTTCCAGCACTGTTGGCAATGTCTATCAGACTACCGAGTCACACTTCATGCCACCCCCTGAAAGCGCCGAAGTTAGTGGAGACGATGCCGACTATGAGGATGGCGCTGACGAGTCTCTGCTCTCTACTGGCAAGAGCAAGCCTGGCAAGACTCAGAAAGCCTCTGCTAAACCTAAGGCATCCGCCTCTGTTTCTAAAGCACCATCGGCCAAGGCCTCCAAGATCGCCCGTCCCTCTAATGGCGTCAAGGGAAAGAAGCTGCCCCCTGTCCCAAGTGGCCCAATGTCCCCAGCTTCTATGCCCCCTTCGCGAAAGCAATCCATTGCGTCTACCGGACAGACTCCACTTGCGCCTGGCGAGGATGACCAGCCTGATCTTTCCACCAAACCTCGCTGCCAACGCTGCAGAAAGAGCAAGAAGGGCTGTGATCGCCAAAGGCCTTGCGGACGCTGCCGTGATGCTGGCCTGTCGGCAGACCAGTGCAttagtgaggatgagggcaACGGCCGAAAGGGTCGATACGGTCGTCACATGGGAGTgcccatcaagaaggatgaggtCACCGCCGTTGCCCAGCCTGCGCTATTACCCGCTGCGCCCATCGCGGCTGCTGCCATGACAATAGATAAgtccaagaagcgcaagcgaTAA
- a CDS encoding related to DNA-directed RNA polymerase III, 47 KD subunit produces the protein MNRGRAAARGSRRGAAVASSRAAGENDGGSSTSAVTDTPGSATPVPQSIATTSTRGGATTRATRAPAAGRFRPKNIRRDEAERDSLARQEEQKASERAADERKARGRSRFRSKRSRGDAMGRGGFGRVISGASGPFSSGAAGSGGRGGGGWFGGGGGGGGGFGGGGGRGLKSDSKPGFAQASRSREARINADKLHVHTPEEDLDSEDEAMIEALNSRAVSVLPMGIYRREHKDEGVIVATTAELEAAENAQAIPPTPSKEEESLWVDGDADEPLLTDENAEDGGIWKTDTKTPVVKKEPGLDDSMDLDIEATADAGDKDKQPSETPAPQTKKPKQDPEEVMIQTDLEILANELGAVEISEGEEGKTEGPSNKDGRMYLFQFPPVLPPLKPITQPRPINKVKPEPGEGEDNVLESTPAAADTEPMDLTTDKNTAGLNVPGFEDPEQKAGFMSSLLSTGGMVGQLKVRKSGRVELDWGGTTMELNPATGMNFLTTAVIIEENDEKPRPGVIGGESIGMGKIMGRFVLAPKWDDEEDWEVSSEDLRIE, from the exons ATGAACCGTGGTAGGGCAGCGGCCCGGGGCAGTCGGAGAGGTGCGGCCGTGGCAAGTTCACGGGCAGCTGGTGAAAATGACGGCGGCTCTTCTACTTCAGCCGTTACAGATACTCCAGGCAGCGCCACTCCAGTACCTCAGAGTATAGCGACTACTTCAACCCGCGGAGGGGCTACCACTCGGGCGACAAGAGCTCCTGCAGCTGGTCGCTTCCGACCCAAGAACATTCGtcgagatgaagcagaaCGAGACAGTCTTGCCCGacaggaggagcagaaagCCAGCGAGAGAGCAGCAGATGAGCGCAAGGCGAGAGGGCGTTCACGTTTCAGGAGTAAAAGGAGCCGTGGTGATGCCATGGGTAGAGGCGGTTTTGGTCGAGTCATTTCGGGAGCCAGTGGCCCATTTTCCTCTGGTGCAGCAG GCTCCGGCGGGCGTGGAGGCGGTGGTTGGTTcggcggtggaggaggaggtggtggtggttttgGGGGAGGTGGTGGAAGAGGATTGAAATCGGATTCGAAACCTGGCTTTGCTCAGGCGTCACGATCTCGCGAGGCCCGAATTAACGCGGATAAACTCCATGTTCATACTCCCGAAGAGGACCTTGATAGCGAAGACGAGGCTATGATCGAGGCGCTCAATTCCCGCGCCGTTAGCGTACTTCCTATGGGCATATACCGACGAGAGCATAAGGATGAGGGCGTCATAGTGGCCACCACAGCAGAATTAGAAGCCGCGGAAAATGCTCAAGCTATTCCTCCCACCCCTtcaaaggaagaggagagcctTTGGGTGGATGGCGACGCAGACGAGCCTCTCTTAACGGACGAGAACGCAGAAGATGGTGGCATCTGGAAGACTGATACGAAAACGCCAGTCGTTAAAAAGGAGCCTGGACTCGACGACTCCATGGATTTGGATATCGAGGCAACGGCCGATGCAGgagacaaagacaagcagCCTTCCGAAACACCAGCGCCACagaccaagaagccaaagcaagACCCAGAAGAGGTCATGATCCAGACAGATCTGGAGATTCTCGCCAATGAATTGGGTGCTGTCGAAATATCCGAGGGCGAAGAGGGCAAAACAGAAGGTCCGAGCAACAAGGATGGTCGCATGTACTTATTCCAGTTCCCTCCTGTGTTGCCTCCTCTGAAGCCAATTACCCAACCCAGGCCCATTAACAAAGTCAAGCCTGAGCCTGGTGAGGGCGAAGATAATGTCTTGGAATCAACACCAGCCGCCGCTGACACAGAGCCCATGGATCTCACCACCGACAAGAACACTGCGGGACTTAATGTACCAGGCTTTGAAGACCCCGAGCAGAAGGCTGGTTTCATGTCCAGCCTGCTATCAACGGGTGGTATGGTAGGCCAACTAAAAGTACGCAAATCAGGCCGTGTAGAACTGGACTGGGGTGGCACTACTATGGAACTGAACCCTGCCACGGGGATGAATTTCTTAACAACGGCCGTCATCATTGAAGAGAATGACGAGAAACCTCGTCCGGGGGTTATTGGTGGAGAGAGTATCGGAATGGGCAAGATTATGGGTCGTTTTGTACTTGCGCCAAAgtgggatgatgaggaggattggGAGGTCTCATCCGAGGACCTAAGGATTGAATAA
- a CDS encoding related to nuclear protein SA-1: protein MDNNASPSPDPDATTRRRSGRVVRAPTKFTPDTTTQSTNPKRKRGDQDDEEEDEEEDAEDEAPDSDEEMSNEPDNDSDEDHPAPRSRKKSSQTSRAKKPSAKKPKINGSKPLRPARVTHAAKSLPSRPKKSVRIEDAAVKGHGLYSHLFGSGDSSKSVAEEWLASYKTNAVAATADLVNCILQCAGCDQLITEDDVLDLDNVAGRLADLQSVYQEVLQFSIVPLAMHVLLTLLQQQITDYPLISRTKHSRSFRDVLISFFECLIVDMHQGRLMYRDETFLDNLHTWLASMSSSSLRPFRHTATTISLAVQSALVTVANDLDYRLKKTTEKRDREQTNKDRKACADAIQSFFDTVFVHRYRDVDPKIRTECVEALGNWIISLPVIFLEPGYLRYLGWMLSDTNAPTRLEVLKQLTKVFRRDAGQLGHFIDRFRPRLVEMACKDSDVAVRVAAIGVIDVLRDQDLLEGEEVDAIGKLIFDNELRIRKACLAETLAIYDNQIEEEHQSGQILGLDVAVDLLESTVPETRISLAAQVLFDKVNAIKQWTLLAGYLLFDHTTSSKSRSKANNPDLAFKKAVAPTTEEESILLDVLSSAVKSSLTHAPEHDRSRKKPQTGKEAEDVRISPEDTAAELVIVIPPLLSKFGAEPDTAAIVLRLAHFLDLELFKPLRQNTNRYEKLLDEIVTQFNRHDDKRVLSEATAALLHSRQHGELEEITDNKLSYLWETVITSLHNFDKTYELSSRGNLGEAPLRELSTVLLKISKLASISDCVDVLEADEDSSESTTNPPIQILANIVHRGKYEPLDDQDIDDLEDEVVSFAIKTCQFYFMWKTLAYSKLLSTTGSIADDELDRLSVLRQTFRRHLIETLSSRAAIDQLRLFATGSLCDLHLTFATLRPAIDQLRPSSSSESQPSSGEKYKTLIQDIESGLIPELIAIFDGTEKQYAKKIKKDKTLNEPAEDEDPMADDEDEEDEDEDEGLSEEERFTAELKAEKALCELTAKYVLVITARLVDHKGSHAGKLRRRLLRNQNKLGNNFKEVVTYLDEEKLAERTRKKAAHTQAPTSTKPQKAQLSEAVVIGEDDEDDIFDDTPPPEEGSREDLRAKGLLEDDPIEDDDENEDEEAERPAHESDDDVIGD, encoded by the exons ATGGACAATAACGCGAGCCCGTCTCCGGATCCTGATGCGACAACGCGTCGCCGATCGGGACGCGTCGTGAGGGCACCCACCAAATTTACTCCTGATACCACAACTCAATCGACAAACCCAAAGCGCAAGCGAGGCGAtcaggatgacgaggaagaggacgaagaggaagatgcgGAAGATGAAGCGCCCGACTCAGACGAGGAGATGAGCAACGAACCCGACAATGACAGTGATGAAGACCATCCTGCACCGCGCTCTCGAAAGAAGTCGTCGCAAACAAGTCGCGCAAAGAAACCTtcagccaagaagcccaagatcaaTGGTTCCAAGCCGTTGCGGCCTGCGCGAGTGACCCATGCCGCCAAAAGTCTCCCGAGCAGACCTAAGAAGAGTGTTCGCATTGAAGACGCTGCTGTGAAAGGGCATGGACTCTACT CCCATCTATTCGGATCGGGTGATTCTAGCAAATCGGTGGCAGAAGAATGGCTGGCTAGCTACAAGACAAACGCAGTAGCAGCCACTGCTGATTTGGTGAACTGCATCCTTCAATGCGCTGGCTGTGATCAGCTCATCACAGAAGACGACGTTTTAGACCTGGACAACGTTGCAGGACGATTGGCAGATCTTCAGAGCGTTTACCAAGAGGTATTGCAATTCTCAATCGTGCCTCTAGCCATGCACGTTTTGCTGACATTATTACAGCAACAAATTACCGACTATCCTCTCATCTCCAGAACCAAACATTCACGATCCTTCCGAGACGTACTCATTTCCTTCTTCGAATGCCTTATCGTTGATATGCACCAAGGTCGTCTGATGTACAGAGACGAAACATTTCTTGACAATCTGCATACATGGCTTGCTAGcatgtcctcatcatcactccgACCCTTCCGCCATACCGCAACCACTATATCTTTGGCAGTCCAGAGTGCGCTGGTCACAGTAGCTAACGATCTGGACTACAGACTCAAGAAGACCACTGAAAAGCGTGACAGGGAACAGACCAACAAAGATCGCAAAGCTTGCGCTGATGCCATTCAGTCATTTTTCGACACTGTTTTTGTGCATCGTTACCGAGATGTCGACCCCAAGATTCGAACTGAGTGTGTGGAAGCACTTGGGAACTGGATCATTTCCCTGCCTGTCATCTTCCTTGAGCCGGGCTACCTCCGTTATCTTGGCTGGATGCTGTCAGATACCAATGCTCCCACTCGCCTCGAGGTCTTAAAGCAGCTTACCAAAGTCTTTCGGAGAGACGCAGGGCAGCTGGGCCATTTTATTGACAGATTTCGCCCGCGATTGGTTGAAATGGCCTGCAAAGATTCCGATGTCGCTGTTCGCGTCGCAGCAATTGGCGTTATTGACGTCCTCCGCGACCAAGATCTCTTAGAAGGCGAAGAGGTGGACGCCATTGGGAAGCTCATATTTGACAATGAACTCAGAATTCGAAAGGCG TGCCTTGCCGAAACCCTTGCCATCTATGACAATCagatcgaggaggagcaCCAAAGTGGTCAGATATTGGGATTGGATGTTGCGGTTGATCTTTTGGAGTCTACTGTTCCAGAGACCAGGATCTCGCTGGCGGCCCAAGTACTGTTCGACAAGGTCAATGCGATCAAGCAGTGGACACTCTTGGCAGGATATTTGCTCTTTGATCACACAACGAGTTCAAAATCGCGGTCCAAGGCAAACAACCCAGATCTTGCATTCAAGAAGGCCGTCGCACCTACCACCGAGGAAGAATCGATACTACTGGATGTGTTGAGCTCAGCAGTAAAATCCAGCCTGACACATGCGCCTGAACACGACAGatcaagaaagaagccaCAGACAGGCAAAGAAGCCGAGGATGTACGAATAAGCCCCGAAGATACAGCAGCCGAGCTGGTTATTGTAATCCCTCCTCTTCTAAGCAAGTTTGGAGCAGAGCCAGACACAGCTGCGATTGTTCTTCGCCTGGCGCATTTTCTCgatcttgaactcttcaagCCACTTCGTCAAAACACAAACAGATACGAAAAGCTGCTCGACGAAATCGTCACGCAGTTTAACCGGCATGACGATAAGAGAGTTTTGTCAGAAGCAACTGCGGCGTTATTGCACTCGCGACAGCATGGAGAGTTGGAGGAAATCACAGACAATAAATTGTCATACTTGTGGGAAACTGTCATTACTTCTCTACACAACTTTGACAAAACCTATGAGCTTTCGTCGAGAGGTAATCTAGGCGAGGCACCTCTCAGGGAATTGTCAACAGTTCTTCTCAAAATCAGCAAGCTGGCGAGCATTTCAGACTGTGTCGATGTCTTGGAGGCTGACGAAGACTCGTCCGAATCAACAACAAACCCTCCCATTCAAATACTAGCCAACATTGTTCATCGCGGCAAGTACGAGCCTCTCGATGACCAAGACATTGACGATCTCGAGGATGAGGTGGTCTCATTTGCGATCAAGACCTGCCAATTTTACTTTATGTGGAAGACGCTGGCTTATTCCAAACTCCTGTCAACGACTGGGAGCATCGCagacgatgagcttgatcGACTATCGGTACTTCGCCAAACTTTCCGCCGGCATCTTATTGAAACTCTGTCGTCACGCGCCGCCATTGACCAGCTGAGATTATTCGCTACTGGCAGCTTGTGTGACCTTCACCTTACCTTCGCCACCCTCCGCCCAGCTATTGATCAACTCCGGCCTTCGTCCAGTTCTGAGTCACAACCTTCGAGTGGCGAGAAATACAAGACATTGATTCAAGATATCGAATCCGGTCTCATTCCTGAGTTGATTGCTATCTTTGACGGCACCGAGAAACAGTATGCCAAGAAGATAAAGAAGGACAAAACCCTAAATGAGCCagctgaagacgaagatcctatggctgatgatgaagacgaagaggacgaggatgaagacgagggtCTTTCTGAGGAAGAGCGTTTCACTGCCGAACTCAAGGCCGAAAAAGCCTTGTGCGAACTCACCGCAAAATACGTCCTCGTGATTACTGCTCGCCTGGTGGATCATAAGGGCTCACACGCAGGCAAGCTAAGGCGGCGTCTTCTTCGCAACCAAAACAAACTTGGCAATAACTTCAAAGAAGTCGTTACCTACCTAGACGAAGAGAAGTTGGCCGAGCGGACAAGGAAAAAGGCTGCCCATACACAGGCTCCGACAAGCACCAAACCTCAGAAGGCCCAGCTTAGCGAAGCCGTTGTAATTGgagaggatgacgaggatgacatcTTTGATGACACGCCGCCACCAGAGGAGGGCTCCAGAGAAGATCTCCGCGCAAAGggtcttcttgaggatgatCCAAtcgaagacgatgacgaaaatgaagatgaagaagcggAACGACCAGCTCACGAATCAGACGATGATGTTATAGGTGATTAG
- a CDS encoding related to monocarboxylate transporter 4, whose product MFGRDVEKAPTRRQPSPCPSEGNTEDPQNLHHTISNTNAPPPVFDPENFDPPDGGFTAWSQVLAGVFINCLAWGYPASFGVYQLHYEESLGLPSSQISWIGSCQTFLTFAFCGPAGRLADAGYTRETVAFGSFLAILGTFMTSLCKEYWQIFLSQGVCTGIGLALLFMPAVTVVGSYFKAKKAFALALAATGTGLGSIIFPATLQYLIPQIGFPWAVRCAGFVALVLIVAANLILKPYLAPRKSGPLIEWEAFRELPYLLFVLGAFLNFYALYFGFFYINVYARNVIGFTAVEAVSLLLIVNAMSIPARPIMGYLADNVLGPINAFLIGMTALSVMVYCWIGVKSVAGMYAFCVFFGFVNGACRGTFVGANASLTKGNKDPRKMGTRFGMVQTISAFASLAGPPTAGAILDRSNGNFVYAQIWGGTVFLFGALMIASSRVASTGFVLMKKK is encoded by the exons ATGTTTGGCAGGGATGTAGAGAAGGCGCCAACTCGGAGGCAGCCGTCACCATGCCCTTCTGAAGGCAATACCGAGGACCCTCAGAACCTCCATCACACGATTTCAAACACAAACGCCCCTCCTCCAGTCTTTGATCCTGAAAACTTCGACCCACCAGATGGAGGCTTCACAGCCTGGTCCCAAGTTCTTGCTGGTGTCTTCATCAATTGCTTGGCATGGGGCTACCCCGCCTCATTTGGTGTATATCAGCTTCATTATGAAGAATCGCTTGGATTGCCTTCGTCTCAAATCTCGTGGATCGGTTCCTGCCAGACTTTCCTGACGTTCGCGTTCTGTGGTCCAGCCGGCCGTCTTGCCGATGCTGGATATACCAGAGAGACTGTCGCCTTCGGAAGCTTCTTGGCTATCTTGGGAACGTTCATGACCAGTCTGTGTAAAGAGTATTGGCAAATCTTCTTGTCCCAGGGCGTCTGCACAGGTATCGGCTTAGCCTTGCTATTCATGCCTGCTGTGACTGTTGTTGGTTCGTATttcaaagccaagaaggcatTTGCTTTGGCGCTGGCTGCTACGGGCACTGGGCTGGGTTCCATCATTTTCCCTGCCACTCTCCAATATCTCATTCCACAAATCGGTTTCCCATGGGCCGTCCGCTGTGCTGGCTTTGTCGCTCTCGTCTTGATAGTTGCCGCAAATCTCATACTAAAGCCGTACCTCGCCCCCAGAAAATCAGGGCCCTTGATAGAATGGGAAGCCTTCAGGGAACTCCCCTATTTATTGTTCGTGCTTGGCGCGTTTCTGAACTTTTATGCATTATACTTTGGCTTCTTTTAT ATCAATGTTTATGCTCGCAACGTAATTGGGTTTACAGCAGTTGAGGCTGTCAGCTTGCTACTGATTGTGAACGCAATGAGTATTCCTGCACGGCCTATAATGGGATACCTGGCAGACAATGTTCTGGGACCGATAAACGCGTTCCTTATTGGCATGACTGCACTCAGCGTCATGGTGTACTGCTGGATTGGCGTCAAGTCCGTCGCTGGCATGTACGCTTTCTGCGTCTTCTTTGGATTCGTGAACGGCGCGTGTCGGGGAACATTTGTTGGTGCTAATGCGAGCTTGACTAAAG GCAATAAAGATCCCCGTAAGATGGGTACTCGCTTCGGCATGGTACAGACTATTTCTGCATTTGCCAGTTTGGCCGGACCACCGACTGCTGGTGCCATTCTGGATAGATCGAATGGCAACTTTGTATATGCACAGATTTGGGGTGGTACTGTGTTTTTGTTTGGTGCTCTCATGATTGCTTCATCCAGAGTTGCGTCAACCGGATTTGTTCtgatgaaaaagaaataa
- a CDS encoding related to urease accessory protein UreD, with amino-acid sequence MDSPFPPSSSSPGDGRIVVGLLPAGESGLETMTYQYPLKLISPAPSSSQPSTLVFLLSYGGGLVAGDGVNLTIHAKPQAKLSIATQGHTKIFKSPTADVVTTQNLDVTIEDGASMCLLPDPVQPFEDSVYAQKQIFKLKSQASLCLLDWVTQGRVARGENWSFRKWTGRNEIWLQDPQTTTADRLLVRDSIILSRDASKSVGRTLPEMMQHMAISGTLILRGSKTKSLGEFFRNEFAALPRIGARDFRSPEAMARSTTDVSDFERWRLQRLKEEKEGGVLWSAANVRGCVVVKFGAKTVEAGREWIGSMIIQEGSIASEFGDKALMCLR; translated from the coding sequence ATGGACTCGCCTTTTCctccctcatcctcctctcctgGCGATGGCCGCATCGTCGTTGGCCTGCTCCCTGCCGGCGAGAGCGGTCTTGAGACCATGACTTATCAGTATCCTTTGAAATTAATATCCCCGGCTCCTTCGTCTAGCCAGCCAAGCACTCTCGTTTTCCTATTATCCTATGGAGGGGGGCTTGTTGCTGGAGACGGGGTTAATCTGACAATACACGCCAAGCCGCAGGCGAAGCTCAGCATCGCTACCCAAGGTCACACAAAGATTTTCAAATCGCCTACAGCCGATGTCGTCACAACTCAAAACTTGGACGTTACCATAGAAGATGGTGCTTCCATGTGTCTCCTTCCGGATCCTGTCCAGCCTTTTGAGGATAGTGTATACGCCCAGAAGCAAATATTCAAGCTCAAAAGCCAAGCGTCGCTCTGTCTCTTGGATTGGGTCACCCAAGGGCGTGTGGCTCGTGGAGAGAACTGGAGCTTCAGGAAATGGACAGGGCGGAACGAGATATGGCtacaagatcctcaaacaACTACGGCTGATAGACTCTTGGTACGAGACTCAATCATCCTATCGAGAGACGCGAGTAAGTCCGTGGGCCGCACACTGCCAGAAATGATGCAGCATATGGCAATATCAGGAACTCTTATATTGCGAGGATCCAAGACCAAATCGTTGGGAGAATTCTTTCGGAATGAGTTCGCCGCACTCCCTCGCATTGGAGCCCGGGACTTCCGCTCACCAGAAGCGATGGCGCGAAGCACCACAGATGTTTCTGACTTTGAGCGTTGGCGACTACAGAGActcaaagaggagaaagaaggtGGTGTCCTTTGGTCCGCAGCTAATGTTCGAGGGTGCGTGGTTGTCAAGTTTGGGGCCAAAACGGTTGAAGCCGGAAGAGAATGGATTGGATCAATGATTATTCAGGAAGGGAGCATTGCTTCTGAATTCGGTGATAAAGCACTGATGTGTCTTCGATGA
- a CDS encoding related to integral membrane protein pth11: MATNKDIKIHEENGSALVATAITLLTLSWFSVGLRTYTRAVLMKSLQLDDWLMLVAQIIFTISCAFILEGVQKGIGKHNDAIKDDEAKVQALMWQALATATYILDMMFIKLSIGVFLLRLCVKRVYVWIIRISLAIISIWSVVLFFWNLFQCKPVEMQWDFRIKDGTCVSADQIVSAAYAISVMTVVSDWLYALLPIPMLWSVKMTKQAKTTVIAILGLGIFASVATLVRLRFLADLTDTEDILFAGTDAMVWTLIEPGVAIVASSLATIRPLLRAMRIRGFESTENTYGTGHSAAVRSNANRSKTGILIMPGFGPEDVSLTNMVSQNNTNSLSHPNDIEILPPRHVGDGPTSPGQASIVKSEILVIQGNSSPLSSWQNRNDRSASSSFDQIHDLEAYSQELERDDMRGRGR, encoded by the exons ATGGCCACTAATAAAGATATCAAAATTCATGAAGAGAACGGGTCTGCTTTGGTCGCGACAGCCATCACTCTCTTGACACTAAGCTGGTTCTCTGTCGGGCTACGCACATATACAAGGGCTGTCTTGATGAAAAGTTTGCAGCTCGATGACTGGCTTATGCTCGTTGCCCAG ATCATCTTCACGATATCATGTGCATTCATCCTTGAAGGTGTCCAGAAGGGAATCGGAAAGCACAATGACGCCATCAAAGACGATGAGGCCAAAGTTCAAGCCCTTATG TGGCAGGCTTTGGCAACAGCGACCTATATTTTGGACATGATGTTCATAAAACTCAGCATTGGTGTCTTCTTGCTCCGTTTATGTGTCAAACGGGTCTACGTCTGGATTATCCGGATCAGTCTAGCTATTATCAGCATCTGGAGTGTAGTTCTCTTTTTCTGGAACCTATTCCAGTGCAAACCAGTCGAAATGCAGTGGGACTTCAGGATAAAAGACGGTACTTGTGTGAGTGCAGACCAGATCGTCTCAGCGGCCTATGCCATAAGTGTTATGACAGTCGTTTCTGACTGGCTCTAC GCCCTTCTACCAATCCCAATGCTGTGGTCAGTTAAAATGACCAAGCAAGCAAAAACAACTGTTATTGCAATTTTGGGGCTAGGCATATT TGCCAGTGTCGCGACCCTTGTACGCCTACGATTCCTTGCGGATCTTACTGATACGGAAGACATTCTAT TTGCTGGAACCGATGCCATGGTTTGGACACTGATAGAACCAGGTGTCGCTATTGTTGCATCAAGTCTAGCTACCATCCGACCACTTCTTCGTGCTATGAGGATCAGAGGCTTCGAATCGACCGAAAATACTTATGGCACAGGCCACTCTGCTGCTGTCAGATCAAACGCAAACCGTTCCAAAACCGGAATCTTGATTATGCCAGGCTTTGGCCCTGAAGATGTCTCACTGACCAATATGGTGTCACAAAACAACACGAACTCCCTATCACACCCAAACGACATCGAAATCTTGCCTCCTCGACACGTGGGCGACGGCCCTACCTCACCTGGTCAAGCGAGCATCGTTAAAAGCGAGATCCTGGTGATACAAGGCAATAGCTCGCCCCTGTCGTCCTGGCAAAATCGAAACGATCGCTCTGCTTCTAGCTCTTTCGACCAAATCCACGACCTGGAGGCATACAGCCAAGAACTTGAACGCGATGATATGAGGGGCAGAGGCAGATGA